The proteins below come from a single Oerskovia jenensis genomic window:
- a CDS encoding sensor histidine kinase produces MVTAAPPTQPIPLPPAGVVVPGRSASAAAEREDWRPWVLPAVLAMLVGLFAISTPILSYGYVGTGLWQSSLEGFPLVHPVIALGSFSAVVGVLVSRRSTGLACVLATWPFLLVALIGTFVWAWWLALLAITVVAAVDKVLQAALPLFLTITVAGVYCATGIAALLPIGPVTAGTGGREVTFVLYTVVALATTAISGAIGAGVRARRRTAEAARATEHALAVETVASERARIAHDLHDVVAHHISLVAVRAESAPYVHPSMDAESRVVLADIADDARRALGELRQVLAVLQRTEDADRAPQPGAADVVALVDAARSAGQSVTVVGDVPVLPPAQGIVLYRAVQESLTNARRHAPGQPVTLALGTGAAPSGTGTLPVPPDGPSPTAGHEARTTVTARVANPLVPRTSPAAPGRGLLGMRERVESIGGSLTAGEEDGSFVVELALPVDGPEPATAAERTGTSLYGHAGDPLPLPDAADGIDA; encoded by the coding sequence ATGGTCACCGCCGCCCCTCCGACCCAGCCCATCCCGCTGCCACCCGCCGGGGTCGTCGTCCCCGGTCGCTCGGCGAGCGCCGCCGCCGAGCGCGAGGACTGGCGGCCCTGGGTCCTGCCCGCGGTGCTCGCGATGCTCGTGGGGCTGTTCGCGATCAGCACACCGATCCTGTCCTACGGGTACGTGGGCACCGGGCTCTGGCAGAGCTCGCTCGAAGGGTTCCCGCTCGTCCACCCGGTCATCGCGCTGGGCAGCTTCAGCGCCGTCGTCGGGGTCCTCGTCTCCCGGCGGTCGACGGGCCTCGCCTGCGTGCTCGCGACCTGGCCGTTCCTGCTCGTCGCGCTGATCGGGACGTTCGTGTGGGCGTGGTGGCTCGCCCTCCTCGCCATCACCGTGGTCGCCGCGGTCGACAAGGTCCTGCAGGCCGCCCTGCCCCTGTTCCTCACGATCACGGTGGCAGGCGTCTACTGCGCGACAGGCATCGCCGCCCTCCTGCCGATCGGCCCGGTGACTGCCGGGACGGGCGGCCGGGAGGTCACCTTCGTCCTCTACACCGTCGTCGCGCTCGCGACGACCGCGATCAGCGGGGCGATCGGGGCCGGGGTGCGTGCTCGGCGGCGCACGGCCGAGGCCGCTCGCGCCACCGAGCACGCGCTCGCGGTCGAGACCGTCGCGAGCGAGAGAGCGCGGATCGCGCACGACCTGCACGACGTCGTCGCGCACCACATCTCGCTCGTCGCGGTCCGCGCGGAGTCGGCGCCGTACGTGCACCCCTCGATGGACGCCGAGTCCAGGGTCGTGCTCGCGGACATCGCCGACGACGCCCGGCGCGCGCTGGGCGAGCTGCGGCAGGTGCTCGCGGTCCTGCAACGCACCGAGGACGCCGACCGGGCCCCGCAGCCCGGGGCCGCGGACGTCGTCGCGCTCGTGGACGCGGCACGCTCGGCCGGGCAGTCCGTGACGGTCGTGGGCGACGTGCCGGTGCTGCCACCGGCCCAGGGCATCGTGCTCTACCGCGCGGTGCAGGAGTCGCTCACTAACGCGCGCCGCCATGCCCCGGGGCAACCGGTGACGCTCGCCCTCGGGACGGGAGCGGCGCCGTCGGGCACGGGCACGCTGCCCGTTCCCCCGGACGGCCCGTCCCCGACGGCCGGCCACGAGGCGAGGACCACCGTGACCGCGCGCGTCGCGAACCCCCTCGTCCCGCGCACATCCCCCGCTGCTCCAGGCCGCGGGCTGCTCGGGATGCGCGAACGCGTCGAGTCCATCGGCGGCTCGCTCACGGCGGGCGAGGAGGACGGCTCGTTCGTCGTGGAGCTCGCGCTCCCGGTCGACGGGCCGGAACCGGCCACGGCCGCCGAGCGCACGGGCACGTCCCTGTACGGCCACGCGGGCGACCCCCTGCCGCTCCCCGACGCCGCGGACGGGATCGACGCATGA
- a CDS encoding LLM class flavin-dependent oxidoreductase, whose amino-acid sequence MTAAIHWFLPTSGDGRTVVGSSHAATTPGTARAFRAPTLEYLTDVARTADRLGYEAVLTPTGTWCEDAWLTTAALLRETQRLHFLVAFRPGLVSPTLAAQMAATLQRFSGGRVRLNVVTGGDESEQQRFGDWLDHDERYARTAEFLAVVRGLFSGEPLDLDGQHYRIRDGRVPVPPDPAPPIYFGGSSEAALPVAAEHADVYLTWGEPPAQAKAKIDRVRELAAERGRTLRFGIRLHTISRDSSAEAWGVTETFLDAWSPEQVAAAQAQFRASSSTGQRRMAALNGDRFDGRSRSLEVHPGLWAGVGLVRGGAGTSLVGSHEEVADLVQEYHEAGFDEFVLSGYPHLEEAHWFAEGVRPILDQRGVTRPVGARGAVGQGDQGSDGPAGARPARDEAALRTHSVAF is encoded by the coding sequence ATGACCGCCGCGATCCACTGGTTCCTGCCGACGTCGGGGGACGGCCGCACGGTCGTCGGTTCCTCGCACGCCGCGACGACCCCCGGGACGGCGCGGGCCTTCCGGGCGCCGACGCTCGAGTACCTCACCGACGTCGCGCGCACCGCCGACCGCCTGGGCTACGAGGCCGTCCTGACCCCGACCGGCACCTGGTGCGAGGACGCGTGGCTGACCACCGCGGCGCTGCTGCGCGAGACGCAGAGGCTGCACTTCCTCGTCGCGTTCCGCCCGGGCCTGGTGTCGCCGACGCTCGCGGCGCAGATGGCCGCGACGCTCCAGCGGTTCTCGGGCGGGCGCGTGCGCCTCAACGTCGTGACGGGCGGGGACGAGAGCGAGCAGCAACGGTTCGGCGACTGGCTCGACCACGACGAGCGCTACGCCCGCACGGCCGAGTTCCTGGCCGTGGTGCGCGGGCTGTTCTCGGGCGAGCCCCTCGACCTCGACGGGCAGCACTACCGCATCCGCGACGGCCGGGTCCCCGTGCCGCCGGACCCGGCGCCGCCCATCTACTTCGGAGGGTCCTCGGAGGCCGCGCTGCCCGTCGCGGCCGAGCACGCCGACGTCTACCTCACGTGGGGCGAGCCACCGGCCCAGGCCAAGGCCAAGATCGACCGCGTGCGTGAGCTCGCGGCCGAGCGGGGGCGGACCCTGCGGTTCGGCATCCGGCTGCACACCATCAGCCGTGACTCGTCGGCCGAGGCGTGGGGCGTGACCGAGACGTTCCTCGACGCGTGGTCGCCCGAGCAGGTCGCGGCCGCGCAGGCCCAGTTCCGTGCGTCGTCCTCGACGGGCCAGCGGCGCATGGCCGCGCTCAACGGCGACCGTTTCGACGGCCGCTCGCGGTCCCTGGAGGTGCACCCGGGCCTGTGGGCGGGCGTGGGGCTCGTGCGCGGCGGCGCCGGGACGTCGCTCGTGGGCAGCCACGAGGAGGTCGCCGACCTCGTGCAGGAGTACCACGAGGCGGGCTTCGACGAGTTCGTGCTCTCGGGCTACCCGCACCTCGAGGAGGCGCACTGGTTCGCCGAGGGGGTGCGCCCGATCCTCGACCAGCGCGGAGTGACGCGGCCGGTCGGGGCGCGCGGCGCCGTCGGGCAGGGGGACCAGGGGAGCGACGGGCCGGCGGGCGCCCGGCCGGCACGCGACGAGGCCGCGCTCAGGACGCACTCGGTGGCGTTCTAG
- a CDS encoding NADP-dependent oxidoreductase — translation MTSTQIQLVARPTGWPTHDDFRTVQVDLPDLAPGQVRVRNEFVSVDPYMRGRMNDVKSYTPPYALGETMTGGAVGRVEASTAEGFAVGDVVLHQLGWRDVAQGDAAAFRVVPEIPGVPLSAYLGTLGMTGLTAYVGLLEIAGLREGDTVFVSGAAGAVGTAVGQIARLKGAGRVVGSAGTPEKVALLTERYGYDAAFSYKDGPVADQLAVAAPDGIDVYFDNVGGEHLEAALGAFNDFGRAALCGAISQYNETEPAVGPRNMGNMVTRSLMLRGFTIGNHLEHFPAFSRDMGAWLQAGEVVFDETVVDGIENSVDAFLDLMRGANTGKMVVRV, via the coding sequence ATGACCTCCACGCAGATCCAGCTCGTCGCCCGCCCCACGGGCTGGCCCACGCACGACGACTTCCGCACCGTCCAGGTCGACCTCCCCGACCTCGCGCCCGGCCAGGTGCGCGTCCGGAACGAGTTCGTGTCCGTCGACCCGTACATGCGCGGGCGCATGAACGACGTGAAGTCGTACACCCCGCCCTACGCGCTGGGCGAGACCATGACGGGCGGCGCCGTCGGGCGCGTCGAGGCCTCGACGGCCGAGGGCTTCGCGGTCGGCGACGTCGTGCTGCACCAGCTCGGGTGGCGCGACGTCGCCCAGGGCGATGCGGCCGCCTTCCGCGTGGTCCCCGAGATCCCGGGCGTCCCGCTGTCCGCCTACCTGGGGACGCTGGGCATGACGGGTCTCACGGCGTACGTCGGGCTGCTCGAGATCGCGGGCCTGCGCGAGGGCGACACCGTGTTCGTCTCGGGCGCCGCCGGGGCCGTGGGCACCGCCGTCGGGCAGATCGCGCGCCTCAAGGGCGCGGGCCGCGTCGTCGGGTCCGCCGGGACCCCCGAGAAGGTCGCGCTCCTGACCGAGCGCTACGGCTACGACGCCGCGTTCAGCTACAAGGACGGGCCCGTCGCCGACCAGCTCGCCGTGGCCGCGCCCGACGGGATCGACGTCTACTTCGACAACGTCGGCGGCGAGCACCTCGAGGCCGCGCTGGGCGCGTTCAACGACTTCGGGCGCGCGGCCCTGTGCGGCGCGATCTCGCAGTACAACGAGACCGAGCCCGCGGTGGGCCCGCGGAACATGGGCAACATGGTGACGCGCAGCCTCATGCTCCGCGGCTTCACGATCGGCAACCACCTCGAGCACTTCCCCGCGTTCTCGCGCGACATGGGCGCCTGGCTCCAGGCGGGCGAGGTCGTGTTCGACGAGACCGTGGTCGACGGGATCGAGAACTCGGTCGACGCGTTCCTCGACCTCATGCGCGGCGCGAACACCGGGAAGATGGTCGTGCGCGTCTGA
- a CDS encoding DUF1304 domain-containing protein — MTATALVFAGLAALIHVYIFVLESVSWTSPRTRATFGTTEQEARATKELAFNQGFYNLFLAAITVIGILLVTSGHTGVGAALVLSATGSMVLAGLVLILSSPAKARAALVQAVPPAIAVVLLVIALVS; from the coding sequence ATGACCGCGACAGCACTGGTCTTCGCCGGCCTCGCCGCGCTGATCCACGTCTACATCTTCGTGCTCGAGTCGGTGTCCTGGACCTCCCCGCGGACCCGTGCCACGTTCGGGACCACCGAGCAGGAGGCCCGCGCCACCAAGGAGCTCGCGTTCAACCAGGGCTTCTACAACCTGTTCCTGGCGGCCATCACCGTGATCGGCATCCTGCTGGTCACGAGCGGGCACACCGGGGTCGGCGCCGCGCTCGTCCTGAGCGCGACCGGCTCGATGGTCCTCGCCGGGCTGGTCCTGATCCTCTCGTCCCCCGCCAAGGCCCGCGCCGCGCTCGTCCAGGCCGTCCCGCCCGCGATCGCGGTCGTGCTGCTCGTGATCGCCCTGGTGTCCTGA
- a CDS encoding TetR/AcrR family transcriptional regulator, with product MGRSQSFDTTTVVQAARDVFWDQGLDGASLPDLERATGINRSSLYHAFGSKRGLFDAAVEDYLDTVIRPRLRPLVTAGQGSGTAPEAGRAVVTYFDRLASAVGQLPADSPRLGCLLVGCATGAAGHDEALRGAVDAYRAELTDALAGALRAADPALADESVERRARLLLSLQLSALALARVNQDEAVAMLRAARDQAAEWVPRDA from the coding sequence ATGGGCAGGTCGCAGTCGTTCGACACCACCACGGTGGTCCAGGCGGCCCGGGACGTGTTCTGGGACCAGGGCCTGGACGGAGCATCTCTCCCCGACCTCGAACGCGCCACCGGGATCAACCGGTCGAGCCTCTACCACGCGTTCGGCTCCAAGCGTGGGCTGTTCGACGCGGCCGTCGAGGACTACCTCGACACCGTGATCCGGCCCCGGCTGCGGCCGCTCGTCACCGCAGGTCAGGGGAGCGGCACCGCGCCCGAGGCGGGGCGCGCGGTGGTGACGTACTTCGACCGGCTCGCCTCCGCCGTCGGGCAGCTTCCCGCCGACTCCCCGCGGCTCGGCTGCCTCCTCGTCGGGTGCGCGACCGGGGCCGCCGGGCACGACGAGGCGCTGCGCGGCGCGGTCGACGCCTATCGGGCCGAGCTGACCGACGCCCTCGCCGGGGCGCTGCGCGCCGCGGACCCGGCGCTCGCGGACGAGTCCGTCGAGCGGCGCGCGCGCCTGCTGCTCTCGCTCCAGCTCAGCGCGCTCGCGCTCGCGCGCGTCAACCAGGACGAGGCCGTCGCGATGCTGCGCGCCGCGCGCGACCAGGCGGCAGAGTGGGTTCCGCGCGACGCGTAG
- a CDS encoding cation:proton antiporter: MEFVPYLIAGVLAVVGVTALAPRLGVAAPLILVLLGVAVSFLPAVSAVEVEPEWILAGVLPPLLYSASVSMPAMDFRRDLKAISGLSVVLVVISAVVLGFLFHLLIPGIGLATGIALGAIISPTDAVATSIVKKAGVSPRVVTVLEGESLLNDASALVLLRSAIAATAATVSVGQVAGDFVYAVAVAVAIGFVVGKANLWLRSRVREATSNTAISFVVPFIAFLPSEHLGASGLVAVVTAGIVTGLGAPKHLSPQDRIAEKANWRTVELLLEGGVFLLMGLEVFGLVEEVREEHGSLWTAAGLALLAAVVVIALRSVFVAALLWLMKRSNRRNPEVREKLAAVTDKLDRGELPTVEDRGPGRGRRRRRAPRGGTAGGPEGAAAGGPGGDRTGARVPGLGGPGGLAGARGGPGRSAGPGEAPSLDDPRVQTRMARIQTFLTRRIADIDYLAAEPLGRREGVLLVWAGMRGVVTLAAAQSLPAGTPHRALLVLIAFFVAAGTLLVQGGTLPWVVRRLDLTVDASTENDERLALLGELSRVAAEVIDAPGLARPDGTPYAPETIERVRQEIAHDDLVDREATEGDDRHRQYRELRLAVLAAQREELLHVRDHGTYSSGAMDETLKVLDASQISVEMHAPSAER; the protein is encoded by the coding sequence ATGGAGTTCGTCCCCTACCTGATCGCCGGCGTCCTGGCGGTGGTCGGCGTGACCGCGCTCGCACCACGCCTGGGAGTCGCCGCCCCGCTGATCCTCGTGCTGCTGGGCGTCGCGGTGTCGTTCCTGCCCGCGGTCTCGGCCGTCGAGGTCGAGCCCGAGTGGATCCTTGCCGGAGTCCTGCCGCCGCTGCTGTACTCGGCGTCCGTCAGCATGCCCGCGATGGACTTCCGGCGAGACCTCAAGGCCATCAGCGGGCTGTCCGTGGTGCTCGTCGTCATCAGCGCCGTGGTGCTCGGGTTCCTGTTCCACCTGCTCATCCCGGGGATCGGCCTCGCGACGGGCATCGCGCTCGGCGCGATCATCAGCCCCACCGACGCGGTCGCGACCTCGATCGTCAAGAAGGCCGGGGTCTCGCCGCGCGTCGTGACGGTGCTCGAGGGCGAGAGCCTGCTCAACGACGCCTCGGCCCTGGTGCTGCTGCGCTCGGCCATCGCGGCCACGGCCGCGACCGTCTCGGTCGGGCAGGTCGCGGGCGACTTCGTCTACGCGGTGGCGGTCGCCGTGGCGATCGGGTTCGTCGTCGGCAAGGCCAACCTGTGGCTGCGCTCGCGGGTACGCGAGGCGACGTCCAACACCGCGATCTCGTTCGTCGTGCCCTTCATCGCGTTCCTGCCCTCGGAGCACCTGGGTGCGTCGGGTCTGGTCGCGGTCGTCACGGCCGGCATCGTCACGGGGCTCGGCGCGCCCAAGCACCTGAGCCCGCAGGACCGGATCGCCGAGAAGGCGAACTGGAGGACGGTCGAGCTGCTGCTGGAGGGCGGGGTCTTCCTGCTCATGGGGCTCGAGGTGTTCGGGCTCGTCGAGGAGGTCCGCGAGGAGCACGGCAGCCTGTGGACGGCCGCGGGGCTCGCGCTCCTGGCCGCGGTCGTGGTCATCGCGCTGCGGTCGGTGTTCGTCGCGGCGCTGCTGTGGCTCATGAAGCGCTCCAACCGCCGCAACCCCGAGGTGCGCGAGAAGCTCGCGGCCGTGACCGACAAGCTCGACCGCGGCGAGCTGCCCACGGTCGAGGACCGCGGGCCGGGCCGGGGGAGACGACGGCGCCGCGCGCCGCGAGGGGGCACGGCAGGCGGTCCGGAGGGTGCTGCGGCCGGCGGTCCGGGCGGGGACCGGACGGGCGCGCGCGTCCCCGGCCTGGGTGGCCCGGGCGGCCTCGCCGGGGCGCGCGGCGGCCCCGGGCGGAGCGCCGGTCCGGGGGAGGCGCCCTCGCTCGACGACCCGCGCGTCCAGACCCGCATGGCCCGGATCCAGACGTTCCTCACGCGCCGCATCGCCGACATCGACTACCTGGCGGCCGAGCCGCTCGGTCGTCGCGAGGGCGTGCTGCTCGTGTGGGCGGGCATGCGCGGCGTCGTGACGCTCGCGGCGGCCCAGTCCCTCCCGGCCGGCACGCCGCACCGGGCGCTGCTGGTCCTCATCGCGTTCTTCGTGGCCGCCGGGACGCTGCTGGTCCAGGGCGGGACGCTGCCGTGGGTCGTGCGACGCCTCGACCTGACGGTCGACGCCTCGACCGAGAACGACGAGCGGCTCGCGCTCCTCGGCGAGCTCTCGCGCGTGGCCGCCGAGGTGATCGACGCGCCCGGCCTCGCCCGTCCGGACGGGACGCCCTACGCCCCCGAGACGATCGAGCGCGTGCGCCAGGAGATCGCGCACGACGACCTCGTGGACCGGGAGGCCACCGAGGGGGACGACCGGCACCGCCAGTACCGTGAGCTGCGCCTCGCGGTGCTCGCGGCCCAGCGCGAGGAGCTGCTGCACGTGCGCGACCACGGCACCTACAGCTCGGGGGCGATGGACGAGACGCTCAAGGTGCTCGACGCGAGCCAGATCAGCGTCGAGATGCACGCGCCGTCCGCGGAACGGTAG
- a CDS encoding GntR family transcriptional regulator — MSPRKKSDDQAPSAVERAFAAVSASIITGETAPGSLVTEGEVADELGISRTPVREAFLQLQTCRLLTLFPKRGAIVATVTDKEVTDLLAVRIMLESSAIRALDGHSLPDGVARDLDDLVARQVVAEQEGDLLAFSQADFAFHSRVIRAGDNDVIEDLFAQLGPRLELLTHRAVRRDATSPTRLLADHRVLATLARAGDAAAYEAALRAHVQRGNYG; from the coding sequence ATGTCGCCTCGCAAGAAGTCCGACGACCAGGCCCCCAGCGCCGTCGAGCGCGCCTTCGCCGCGGTGTCCGCCTCGATCATCACGGGCGAGACCGCCCCGGGCTCGCTCGTCACGGAGGGCGAGGTCGCCGACGAGCTCGGCATCAGCCGCACCCCCGTCCGCGAGGCGTTCCTCCAGCTCCAGACGTGCCGCCTGCTCACGCTGTTCCCCAAGCGAGGAGCGATCGTCGCCACGGTCACGGACAAGGAGGTCACGGACCTCCTCGCCGTGCGGATCATGCTCGAGTCGTCCGCGATCCGCGCCCTGGACGGTCATTCCCTGCCCGACGGCGTCGCGCGCGACCTCGACGACCTCGTCGCCCGCCAGGTGGTCGCCGAACAGGAAGGCGACCTGCTCGCCTTCTCGCAGGCGGACTTCGCGTTCCACTCGCGGGTCATCCGCGCGGGGGACAACGACGTGATCGAAGACCTCTTCGCGCAGCTCGGACCACGCCTCGAGCTCCTGACCCACCGCGCCGTCCGACGCGACGCGACCTCGCCCACGCGACTCCTCGCCGACCACCGTGTGCTCGCCACGCTGGCGCGCGCAGGCGATGCCGCGGCGTACGAGGCCGCGCTGCGCGCGCACGTCCAGCGAGGCAACTACGGCTGA
- a CDS encoding MFS transporter, whose protein sequence is MNRQRPFPGWLRVAPALVVMAWGGNHFTPLLHMYQDLGDYSVVMVDLFLGMYVLGLVPGLLVAGPLSDRYGRKPLAVVGVLGGIGASVLLALGFGSEVVICLGRLLAGLSVGVAMSVGTSWVKELSSAPFDLGTDPTAGARRPSLSLTLGFGIGAGVSGVLAQWGPWPTVTPYVVHVVLSVVALVLLATATETIGGHRSTTSLLADLRVPAASHRRFVRVVVPAAPWIFGAAGIAYAVMPQLVVEQTGDLSLAYATLLTVLTLGTGAVVQPFVKAIDRVTGGRSLVVGMCLMLLGMALAAANGTVVSPVLGAVAAVTLGAAYGICVVAGLIEVQAIATPTDLAGLTGVYYSLSYVGFLLPVVLAGATALAGYTVLLAVVAVACAGCLVTVVRGVRRTA, encoded by the coding sequence ATGAACCGCCAACGCCCCTTCCCCGGCTGGCTGCGCGTCGCCCCCGCCCTCGTCGTCATGGCCTGGGGCGGGAACCACTTCACGCCGCTCCTGCACATGTACCAGGACCTCGGGGACTACTCCGTCGTCATGGTCGACCTGTTCCTCGGCATGTACGTCCTGGGTCTCGTGCCCGGGCTGCTCGTCGCGGGCCCGCTGTCCGACCGGTACGGCCGCAAGCCGCTCGCCGTCGTCGGCGTCCTGGGTGGGATCGGAGCCAGCGTCCTGCTGGCCCTGGGGTTCGGCAGCGAGGTCGTCATCTGCCTGGGGCGCCTGCTCGCCGGGCTGAGCGTGGGCGTCGCGATGTCGGTCGGCACGAGCTGGGTCAAGGAGCTGTCGAGCGCACCGTTCGACCTGGGGACCGACCCGACCGCGGGTGCGCGCCGCCCGTCGTTGTCCCTGACCCTCGGGTTCGGGATCGGAGCCGGGGTCTCGGGCGTGCTCGCCCAGTGGGGTCCGTGGCCGACGGTCACGCCCTACGTGGTCCACGTCGTGCTCAGCGTGGTCGCGCTCGTCCTGCTCGCGACCGCGACCGAGACCATCGGGGGCCACCGGTCGACGACCTCGCTCCTCGCCGACCTGCGGGTCCCCGCCGCCTCTCACCGCCGGTTCGTGCGCGTCGTGGTGCCCGCCGCCCCCTGGATCTTCGGGGCCGCCGGGATCGCCTACGCCGTCATGCCACAGCTCGTGGTCGAGCAGACCGGCGACCTGTCGTTGGCCTACGCGACCCTGCTCACGGTCCTCACGCTCGGCACGGGCGCGGTGGTCCAGCCGTTCGTCAAGGCGATCGACCGGGTCACGGGCGGACGGTCGCTCGTCGTCGGGATGTGCCTGATGCTGCTCGGCATGGCGCTGGCCGCGGCCAACGGGACCGTCGTCTCCCCGGTCCTCGGCGCAGTCGCAGCGGTCACGCTCGGCGCCGCGTACGGGATCTGCGTGGTCGCAGGACTGATCGAGGTGCAGGCCATCGCGACACCCACCGACCTCGCGGGACTCACGGGCGTCTACTACAGCCTGTCCTACGTGGGCTTCCTGCTCCCCGTGGTCCTGGCCGGGGCGACGGCGCTCGCCGGGTACACCGTGCTGCTCGCCGTGGTCGCGGTGGCCTGCGCGGGCTGCCTGGTGACGGTCGTCCGGGGGGTGCGCCGTACGGCGTGA
- a CDS encoding sensor histidine kinase, with the protein MRMPALGSISRRDVAIASFAALAGVGLAVSRVAVGLWGTPLWAEVTAQVVGASLLLWPRLTGPAVLGCALLSWVSPVPATLLAAFDAGERLAPRRSAAWAVTGAVVILPAASLAMGRSDIAMSLTLVLLVLGPWLAGRSRRAERVANAAIRDRSIEAAEHVAAQVRTTERERLAREMHDVVAHRISYVVLQTNLLETKVEDPQVRVDVDRIRDTAREALEEMRGVLHLLSRDGSPAGLEQPSFRDVAVLVAEARAVGQPVEVDADVDPGEPPGVTERTAVRIVREALTNAVRHAPGAETSVQVHEGADSLRVEVVNGPTAIPEVELPTGGHGLQGIRERVELVGGRSTIGPTPDGGFRVEAVLPWGTA; encoded by the coding sequence ATGCGGATGCCCGCCCTGGGGTCGATCTCGCGGCGCGACGTCGCGATCGCCTCGTTCGCCGCGCTCGCCGGTGTCGGTCTGGCGGTGTCACGCGTGGCGGTGGGGCTGTGGGGGACTCCGCTCTGGGCCGAGGTCACGGCGCAGGTCGTCGGGGCCTCGCTGCTCCTGTGGCCGCGACTGACCGGCCCGGCGGTCCTGGGATGCGCGCTGCTCTCGTGGGTCTCACCCGTCCCGGCCACGCTGCTCGCCGCGTTCGACGCGGGGGAGCGCCTCGCGCCCCGACGTAGTGCGGCCTGGGCGGTCACCGGCGCCGTGGTGATCCTCCCGGCTGCTTCTCTGGCGATGGGACGGTCGGACATCGCGATGTCCCTGACCCTGGTCCTGCTCGTCCTGGGCCCCTGGTTGGCCGGCCGCAGCAGGCGTGCCGAGCGGGTCGCGAACGCAGCCATCCGGGACCGGAGCATCGAGGCGGCCGAGCACGTGGCGGCGCAGGTGCGCACGACCGAGCGCGAGCGGCTCGCCCGTGAGATGCACGACGTCGTCGCCCACCGGATCAGCTACGTCGTGCTGCAGACCAATCTCCTGGAGACCAAGGTCGAGGACCCGCAGGTCCGCGTCGACGTGGACCGGATCCGGGACACCGCGCGCGAGGCGCTCGAGGAGATGCGGGGCGTGCTGCACCTGCTCAGCCGGGACGGGAGCCCGGCGGGGCTCGAGCAGCCGTCGTTCCGGGACGTCGCCGTGCTGGTGGCGGAGGCGCGAGCCGTGGGTCAACCGGTCGAGGTGGACGCCGACGTCGACCCGGGGGAGCCGCCGGGCGTCACCGAGCGCACCGCGGTGCGCATCGTGCGCGAGGCGCTGACGAACGCGGTGCGGCACGCGCCCGGAGCCGAGACCTCCGTGCAGGTCCACGAAGGGGCGGACTCGTTGCGGGTCGAGGTCGTCAACGGGCCGACGGCGATCCCCGAGGTCGAGCTGCCCACCGGCGGGCACGGGCTCCAGGGCATCCGCGAGAGGGTCGAGCTCGTCGGCGGGCGCTCCACGATCGGACCGACGCCCGACGGCGGCTTCCGGGTCGAGGCCGTGCTGCCGTGGGGGACCGCATGA
- a CDS encoding response regulator gives MIRVVVVDDESLFREGMAALVDAADDLDVVGTAENGRLGVEAVIARRPDVVLMDMQMPVMNGIEATQEIRRVAPEVAVVILTNFQYDEYVVPALRAGAAGYLLKDSTVSEVQRGIRAAAEGDAMLSPAVTRRLLDSLGPAMTTRQAEARARVGELSERERAVVGLLATGLSNAEIARALYMAEPTVKTHLTHAMVKLGVTNRTQAAILGHDAGLPDDAATT, from the coding sequence ATGATCCGGGTCGTGGTCGTCGACGACGAGAGCCTCTTCCGCGAGGGGATGGCCGCCCTCGTCGACGCGGCCGACGACCTCGACGTCGTCGGGACGGCCGAGAACGGCCGCCTGGGGGTCGAGGCAGTGATCGCACGCCGCCCCGACGTCGTCCTCATGGACATGCAGATGCCCGTCATGAACGGCATCGAGGCCACGCAGGAGATCCGTCGGGTGGCGCCCGAGGTCGCGGTCGTCATCCTCACGAACTTCCAGTACGACGAGTACGTCGTGCCCGCGCTGCGGGCCGGTGCCGCGGGCTATCTCCTCAAGGACAGCACGGTGAGCGAGGTCCAGCGGGGGATCCGGGCCGCGGCGGAGGGGGACGCGATGCTGTCGCCGGCCGTGACCCGTCGGTTGCTGGACTCCCTCGGCCCGGCCATGACCACGCGGCAGGCGGAGGCACGGGCCAGGGTGGGGGAGCTGAGCGAGCGGGAGCGGGCCGTCGTCGGGCTCCTCGCCACGGGTCTGTCGAACGCGGAGATCGCGCGAGCGCTCTACATGGCCGAGCCGACGGTCAAGACCCACCTGACCCACGCCATGGTCAAGCTCGGGGTCACGAACCGCACGCAGGCCGCGATCCTCGGCCACGACGCGGGCCTGCCCGACGACGCGGCCACGACCTGA
- a CDS encoding response regulator transcription factor — MSITERTSPQSPPPDEVQEEVVLSRRELVVLTHLTEDMTLEQLAAILFVTRNTVKSQLRSIYRKVGVSNREDILRWARDRGIS, encoded by the coding sequence ATGTCCATCACGGAGCGAACGTCGCCCCAGTCCCCACCACCCGACGAGGTGCAGGAGGAGGTCGTGCTCTCACGTCGAGAGCTCGTGGTCCTCACGCACCTCACGGAGGACATGACCCTGGAGCAGCTCGCAGCGATCCTGTTCGTCACCCGGAACACGGTCAAGTCCCAGCTGCGCAGCATCTACCGCAAGGTCGGTGTCTCGAACCGCGAGGACATCCTGCGCTGGGCCAGGGACCGCGGCATCTCGTAG